In Fusibacter sp. A1, the sequence CCAACTCATATCAATAATATTACTAACGTTTAGTAGAACAACAACTCGACTAAAGTGAGTTGTTACTTTATTGAGCATATCTTTTTCTAGCTCTGTCAGCTGATAACTGCCAGGACCATTAAAATTATCCTGATCTTCTCCAGCTGTTCTACCAATGATGACAAGGGCTACATCACTCTTTAAACTAGCATCCACTACTATGTCATCTGACAAGGGCATTTCTTTCTGAAACCAGGGTTCAGCTGCCCAACCACCACCGCCGTTGTCAAAAGGATTTATTTTAATCCACTCTTGGTAGGTCGTAAGTAAACTCTCGTTTAAAATAAGAGACGTTTTTTCTTTAAGTCCTTCAATTAAATTAACAGTATAGGGTGTGTGAACAGCACCGCCTGAACCTGTGCCACTTTTATAGGTATCATATTGACACCTTCCAAAAACAGAGATTTTACTATTCTTTTTAAGGGGGAGTGTTTCTAACTCGTTTTTTAGTAATACCATACCTTCTGCTGCAGATTGTCTTGCTAGAAGGGGCAGTTTTTTGCTTAAGTCATCTTGTTTTATTGTTGTTGCCATAAGGATACCCTCTCTTTAACTAATTGAGTAAAAAGCTTACCCATCTGATGTACACCTGCTTTATCAAGTTCATTCATAAGGTCATCCCAAAGTTGATCAAAGTCTTCTGGTTGTGAAATTGTGACTTGAATAAGCCCTTGCTTTATAATAGCATCACATGCATTGAGTTGTGAACGAATGGGTGAGTTAATAGGAATCTGAATATCCCAAGCCTCACCCCACACAGAAACTGGTAATTCCTCTGCGCTTGGGTAAAGGTCAGACCAATTCTCAACACCATAAGCTTTAAGTGCACTTCTTTCATCATCACTATATTGTTTTTTTACATCCTCTTCATTCTCAGGATTATAAAAGTTACCTTGTTTATCTTTTTTTCCATCTCCCCAAATAGGATATGGATATGTGTAAACACCAACACCAGTCTCTTCTGAATACGCTTCATCATTTAAGCGTTTTTCCATTTCATCATCGGGAATGAATCGCTTGCCATTTTCATCATACTTGAAATTAACATCTTCAATTCCCCACATTCTTAATACATGGCCTTCGTGACTCGCCATAAAGTCTAGGAATTTAATTGCTTCTACAGGATTCTTACAATCCCTAGATATGCCTATGCCATAACCAGCAATATAGCCCACATCCCTAAAGTCAGCGGCCTTAGTTGAGGCATCTACTTGCACGGGATACTGACCATACATCCGTTCTTCCATCCCTTTGGCTCGCAACTGATTTTGAGCATAATCATACTGCCACTTTGCATCAATCAGACCAAGCACTCTTCCAGAAGCAATTTTAGCCAAGTAGGCATCATAATTCTGTACAAAGCTATCAGGATCCACTAAACCCTCATGATACATCTGATTTAGCCATTTGTAGTATGCTTTTTCCTCGGTGCGTAGGAATCGATACTTGGCTTCAAGAGTATTTGGATTTATAAACCAGTTACCATCATCAGGGGCACCAGTTGCAAAACCAGCAGCATTACCTAAACTTATTTTCCAGCGCCAGTCATCAATAACCATTGAAATACCAAGGCTAGGTTCACCATTTATCAATGGAAACTTTTCTTTATATTGCCTAATTGCTTGCTCAAAATCATCAAGCGTTTCAATTATGGGATAACCAAGTTCTTTAACAACTGCATGTTGCAAGGCAAAACTCATGGTTGGTTCCCATTTCCTCTGATTGACAGGTCGAGTGGGAAGCACATAAATTGCGGAGTTTTCTGCACTAAACTTCAATCGGTTAAAATAATCCTCGTAAATAATCCTGAGGTTTGGAGCATGTTCATTGATTAGATTTGTTAAATCAATGTATGCACCTGCTTCAACCATTTTATAGGTATCTTTCACCATAATAAGATCCGGATAATCATCCGAAGCCACCATAAGTTCAATTTTTTTAGCAACACCCTCAACAGGATGTTGTATATCTAGTTTTACACCCGTCGCTTTGGTTATTGCTTTTGCAACAGGACTCGAAAAAGCTTCATCTTCTTTTTTTAAGTCTTCTGAATACATGGTCAGTATAATTTCATTAGCAGGATTCTTATTATCAGTAGTAAACTGTTCTGTAGAACAGCCCGATAAAATCAGGCTCAAGAAAATGACAAATATAAGGTGTTTTTTAACCATGACTAATCCTCATCCTTTTGCGAATGGTTTTTTTGATATTTCTTTGGACTCATACCTTCAGCTTGTTTGAACTTCAAATAAAAATAATCTACACTTTTATAACCGACCATACTTGCTACTTCGTATACTTTTAACTCATTATTATTTAGAATTTCTTTGGCTTTTTCTAAGCGAATACCATCAAGATATTTAGTAAAACTCTTGCCCGTATTATGTTTAAATATTGTGCCTAAATAGGAGCTGTTATAACCAAAGAGCCCACCTAGTTTGTCTAATGTTATCTCCTGGTGATAATGGTGTTTTATATAATCAAGCACTCTGTAAATGGTGCTTTCTTTAGAACCTGAATGAATAGCATTCATAAGATCCATAAATACTTCAAACATCAAATCAAAAATAAGGTTAATGTGTGATGCCTTGTAGAGTTTCTCACCTATCTCTCGGTTTGATGGCAGTGAAATTTTTATATTAGGGTAATGATGGCTAAAACGCTCAATGATAATAAACATGTTCTGAGCTAATAAGCCTTTAAGACTTTCAAAACTAATCGTCATTGTTGAGACACTACTTTTAAAAGCAGTCAGATATTGGCTTAAGGCATCATGATTATTTACTTCAATGAAGTCAAAGACGGTTTCATTATCAAAATAGAGAACCTGCTCCTCTTTGATTACACACTCCTCATACCATGTACAAGTCTCTTCATCACTTAAGTACCATCTCTGGCCAATTTTTTTTGCATCAGAAAAACTGAGATGAATATCTAAATAGCCCTCTACTATTCTGCCTGCGCTAATAAAGAAAGGTTGATCTAAACCTAGCTTAAGCTCTGATGTTAGTTGTTTAAGAGCCGTTTTTATTTGTTTTTTATTGAGGTTTTTATAGATAATCACCCATGATTCAGCAACGAGAAGTGCTATCACTTCTTGGTGTTTTTTTTGGTACTGGTCAATGACACCACTGACCTGGTCAATTGTATCTTTATATTGCACCTCTACAACACAATGAGTGGCTTGGTCGTGCATTTTAAGAATACTAGAACTTTTTAATCCCATAAGTAAATGCCTATATTGTCTGAGGCGTTCAAGCATTTCTTGTCGATTGAGTTGTATTTCAATGTGAGATGCCTTATCAAGCTTTTCTTTTATTACAGAAAGGTGTTCAAAAAGCTCCTCCTCATCAATTGGCTTAGTTAAAAACGCTTCAACGTCAAGTGGAATAGCTTTTTTGGCATACTCAAATTCCGCAAAGCCTGTTAAGAAAATAACCTTACTTTTAATGCCTTGATGCCGCAGTGATTTTAGCAAAGATAAACCGTCATTACCAGGCATTCTAATATCAAGTAGTAATAAGTCTGGGTTGAATTTAAGAGCTAACTCCTCAGCGGAATGCGCATTATCAGCTTCACCAACAATTACAAAGCCCAACTCCTCCCAATTTATCAGTTTTTTTAATCCTTGTCTGATGATATATTCATCATCAACTATCAATACTGAATACATGTTTCCTCCTAATTGATCTGATGTTTTGGTAAGAGGAGTGTAACAATTGTACCCTTCTCTAGCTCACTTGTAATGTTCATCGTATAGGGGTGCTGATAAAAAAGTTTAATTCTTTGATACACATTGGTAAGGCCAATACTGCCTTTGAAACTTAGAACATCTTTTTCTAACTTGCTATTGATTGTACTCAATGTTTCAGCATTCATACCTCTACCATTATCACTAATCTCAATGAGTAAAAATGCGTCATCCTCATCAATTTTTATTCTGATTTCACCCTTGCCTACTTTCTTTTCAAGTCCATGTACAAAGGCATTTTCCACAATCGGCTGAAGGAGCAGTGGCAATACCATAAAGCTTGAAGTATCGCATTTTTTATCTATTGTATACGTTACTCTATCCCTAAACCTGAAGGCTTGAATATCTAAGTAATCTCTTAATAAGCCAAGCTCTGCATTTAAGGAAACCTCTTCTTTTAATACCGATAACTTTCTTCGCATGATACTTGCAAGTTTTTTTACAATGGATGCAATTTCATGTTGATCATTTAATAGTGATTCCATCCTAATAGTCTCAAGTGTATTATATAAAAAATGCGGATCTATCTGACTAGTAAGCATTTTAAATTCTACTTCTCTCTGCCTTGATGTCATTTGCTCCTTCTGAAGTTCTACTTCGTAAACTTGGTAGATTAAGTCTTTAATACTCTTTGTTGTTACTTCTAAATCAGAGTATAGTAGTGCTATCTCATCTTTACCTGCAATAGACTCTTCAAGGTCAAAGTCACCTGTTGCAACTTTATGTAGATTAAACCTGAATTTCTCTATTCTTTCAGTGAGAGTACGTGTAAGAATTGAGACCAATATAAGGGCTGCACAAACACTGACAAAAACTAGGGCTCCACCTCTTATAAGGACTTGGTTGGCAAAGGCAGTAAATTCAGTTGTTGGTATAAGTGTTAAAAGGCTTATATGATTGCCAGAATTCTGTGTTTGAAATACTGTGTTGATGACTTTATATTTTCCGGTCTCATCATCAAAAATCTCATTATTGAGACTTTGATTGAACATTTGATTGATAAAGTAATCCTCACTAATTAGCATACCTTCGTACTTAGCTTCAGTACTTATGACAATTTGATTTTGGTCAATAACGCCTATAATCTTATAAGGTGTTTCATCAAATATTCTCTTAAGTGTTCGGTTGCTAATATTTACTACTAAAACACCTATTTCTTCACCACTTGCCCCTTTAATTAAACGAACAAGTGCCAAAAATGATTTCTGTTTGATTTCATCATAACGATAAATAAACTCAATCTTACCTTCCTGAGATTGAGCAAGTTGGTACCAATCTGTTCGTTTATATTGCTCAGTCGTCGGTGTAATTTTTGAGTTATTTAAAAGTGTTTTATTGGGAACATAAATTCTAATGCTATCAAGTTCAGGATATAACCTAAGGTAATCGTCAATTCTTGTATAGTCATTTAGGGCATTAATAAGGGTAAACTGATCTGAATATAGGGTTGAGGTTATTCTTTGTAGGTCTTCATCCAAATAGAACCCATCTGAAACATTTGCAGCAATTCTGCACACGTCTTGAATGCGTTCCTCATTTCGAAGGGCATGACTAAATGCCTCTTCTGTTGCTTGTTCAATTAGCAAATTTCTTGCATAACCAGTTTGATAGAAACTTAAAAAAAGGAGCGGTATCAGGCCGCCAACGATGTATATTACCATCATTTTGTTAGCGACCCTTAAATTATATATAAATGCTTTAAACGCTTTCATATGTCACCTCGTCAAGATACAACTATTGTATCATGACACACTCCTATATAGTAAGCATGCTTACATGAACTAAAGATAATTAGAATAGGGTACTAATACTAATACTAATACTTATAGTCATTATAAACACTTAAAGAAATTTCCTCACTTATAAATCTTACAACCTTTTTGAGTCAAGTAATTGTAAACAGCTCCAATCAAGTTTGCATCATTGCCAAACTCAGCCACTTTTATTACGGGTCTTTTAGGGGCTATTTCAATTTTATTAAAAATAGTATCTAACCTACTTTCCAGTTGATCAACAAAATCTTTTCGTTTACTAATTGCTCCACCTAGAACAATCATTTCTGGGTCAAAAAAGTATTGTAGGTTAAACATACCAACGGCGTTACTATTATAAAAATTATCAATTTCTTTGATGGCGACTGGGTCATGATTACTCGCTAGCTCAAAGACGTCTAGACCAGTTAATGTTTGACCTTTTATTTTAGACAACTTATCTGTTAAGGCGTAAGTCGCACCTAGGTCTGACCATATCTCAAAAGCTTTTGCTTCAAAGTCAAAGGAATTAATAAAATAACCAAATTCACCAGCCATAAAATTAGTTCCAGGGTGAATGAGTTTATCCTTAACCAAGGCACCACCCACACCTGTTCCAATGACAACCACTGCAATATCATTACAGTCTTTGGCAACACCCTTCCATACTTCAGCAAGGGCTGCACAGTTGCCATCATTTTCACTAAACACATCAATCGCGTATTTATTTTGGAGTTCATCCATTAAATTTACACCAACAAGAAATGGCATACTACCTTCAGACAAAATCATACCTGTCTGTGAGTTCATAATAGCCGGCACTGAAAGTGCTATCCCCTTAATTGGATACTTAGCCATACCTACCTCTACAACACTGCATAGGGTTGCCATAAACACCTCTAAGCTCGTTCTTTCGTTGATGACACTTCCCTTGTGTAGAATTTGACCAGAAGTATTAAGTATGCCGTATTTTATGGCACTACCTCCAATATCAATCGATAAAATATGCATTATTTACTCCATATGACTCTGTGTGAATACATCTAATATATTGATGATTACCAACAGAGTGAGCCTCTGGGAACATCTGCCCACATACCACTGTTGCAACAGGACATCTTGGTTTGAATGGACAACCTCTACTTTCAGGTGTCCAACCAACAACTTCTGACTCGTCAGCCTGAACTACCGGCAATTCTGGTTGTACTTGTCGTTCTGGGTCTGGTGCAGCAGCAACAAGTAGTTTAGTATAAGGGTGTTTGGGGTTACAAATCACTTCATCAACATTACCCCATTCAACCATATGACCTGCATAAAGAACTATAATACGATCTGAAAAATACCTAGCTGTAGCAATATCATGAGTTATATATATAAAGGATTTATTGAATTCACGTTTCATTTTATTCATTAAGTTTAATACACCTAATCTGATAGAGACATCCAGCATAGATGTTGGTTCATCAGCAAAGATGACATCTGCACCAACTGCTAGTATTCTAGCCAAGAAGGCTCTTTGTTTTTGACCACCAGATAACTGATGAGGATGTTTTTTTCCTTGTTCCTGAGCAGGTACAAGACCTACCATTTCAAGGTACTCATCCATCTTTTCTTGAACTTCTTTTTTTGAATAATCATGATGTAACTCAAGAGGTCGTTTTAAATGATAATAAATGTTGTGCAGGGGATTAAGTGAAGAGAAAGGATCTTGGAAAATCATTTGGCTTTTTTGCCTGTATTCCTTTAGCTTGTCACCCTTAAAAGCATGGACATCTTCACCATCAAATAGCATGACACCTGATGACGGTTGATGAAATCTCATGGCAAGCCTACACAGAGTCGATTTACCACATCCTGATTCGCCAACAATCGCAAGAGATTCTCCAGGGTATAAATCAAAAGAAACATCATTAAGTGCTCGGATGGTCTTCGATTTATGAAAAACGCTTCTCCCTCCGACATTAAAATCCATCACTACATTTTTAGCGCTAAAAATCGGCTTTTTATTTGTCATTTGTGGCTTCCTCCTGCTCAATGAGTGGAAAATGGCACTGATAGAAACTTTCTCCTTCATGAACACGCTCTGGCTCTTGAAGGGAACAAAACTCCTGTACTTTAAAACATCTTTCCTGGAACCTACATCCCTTTGGAATATTATTTAGATCAAGTGGATTCCCCTTAATACCTTCCATGTACTTTATTTCTCCCTGAAGAGACGGGAAGGAGTTTTTTAGGCCAAATGAATACGGGTGTTTAGGTGCATTGAGTATTTTTTCTGATGTTGCCTTTTCAATTATTTTACCTGCATACATGATGGCAACATTATCACAAAACTCCATCATTAAACTGATATCATGAGTGATAAAAAGTATAGAAAAGTTAAGTTCATCTTTTAACTCATAGATTCTAGAGAGAATGTCTCTTTGTACAACAGTGTCGAGTGCAGTCGTTGGTTCATCAAGGATTAACAACTTAGGTTTTAAAGCGAGTGCCATTGCTATAACAGCACGTTGACGCATACCACCTGAAAATTGATGAGGGTAATCACTAATCCGACCCGCTGGTATCCCAACTAACTCTAGTAGTGCCATTGCCTTTTGCTTAGAAACAGCTCTATTTTTTGTAATACCATGTTGCTTGTACAAATCATAGAATTGCTTTTCTAGTGAAACAACTGGGTTTAAACAGTTCATTGCAGACTGAAAAACCATGCTCGCTTGGCTCCATCTAAACTTGGCAAGTTCATCTTTCGACATTTTTAGTATGTCTTGACCATCAATAATAATTTGGCCATTATTAATAAGTGCCGGTGGTTTATGAAGTCTTAATAGTGAGTAGGCCACCGTACTTTTACCGCAGCCCGATTCACCAGCAAGCCCTAAACTTTCACCTTCTCGTATTTGAAAACTCACGTGATCAACTGCACGTACATGCCTACCGCCAGCCACGATATAGTCAACTGTTAGATCTTTGACATCAAGCACTATGCTCATTGAGTCCTCCTTCTGTTTCTACTCTTAGAGAGTGTTTCTTTTCTAATTTTTTGGATTTTCTTAATTCTTTATAATATGCCGACATAAAGCGTTGTGCTCTTAGTTTTGGGTTTGATATTTCATCAATTGAAAAGTTGATGAGTGTAAGACCCATACCTAACAAAATGATAGCAACTGAAGGGCCTAATACTTCCCACCAGATGCCACTATTAAGTGCACCTGTCGTTTGTGCGTTAAATAGCATAGTTCCCCAAGTAACAGATAAAGGGTCGCCAAAA encodes:
- a CDS encoding ABC transporter substrate-binding protein, which produces MVKKHLIFVIFLSLILSGCSTEQFTTDNKNPANEIILTMYSEDLKKEDEAFSSPVAKAITKATGVKLDIQHPVEGVAKKIELMVASDDYPDLIMVKDTYKMVEAGAYIDLTNLINEHAPNLRIIYEDYFNRLKFSAENSAIYVLPTRPVNQRKWEPTMSFALQHAVVKELGYPIIETLDDFEQAIRQYKEKFPLINGEPSLGISMVIDDWRWKISLGNAAGFATGAPDDGNWFINPNTLEAKYRFLRTEEKAYYKWLNQMYHEGLVDPDSFVQNYDAYLAKIASGRVLGLIDAKWQYDYAQNQLRAKGMEERMYGQYPVQVDASTKAADFRDVGYIAGYGIGISRDCKNPVEAIKFLDFMASHEGHVLRMWGIEDVNFKYDENGKRFIPDDEMEKRLNDEAYSEETGVGVYTYPYPIWGDGKKDKQGNFYNPENEEDVKKQYSDDERSALKAYGVENWSDLYPSAEELPVSVWGEAWDIQIPINSPIRSQLNACDAIIKQGLIQVTISQPEDFDQLWDDLMNELDKAGVHQMGKLFTQLVKERVSLWQQQ
- a CDS encoding response regulator, which translates into the protein MYSVLIVDDEYIIRQGLKKLINWEELGFVIVGEADNAHSAEELALKFNPDLLLLDIRMPGNDGLSLLKSLRHQGIKSKVIFLTGFAEFEYAKKAIPLDVEAFLTKPIDEEELFEHLSVIKEKLDKASHIEIQLNRQEMLERLRQYRHLLMGLKSSSILKMHDQATHCVVEVQYKDTIDQVSGVIDQYQKKHQEVIALLVAESWVIIYKNLNKKQIKTALKQLTSELKLGLDQPFFISAGRIVEGYLDIHLSFSDAKKIGQRWYLSDEETCTWYEECVIKEEQVLYFDNETVFDFIEVNNHDALSQYLTAFKSSVSTMTISFESLKGLLAQNMFIIIERFSHHYPNIKISLPSNREIGEKLYKASHINLIFDLMFEVFMDLMNAIHSGSKESTIYRVLDYIKHHYHQEITLDKLGGLFGYNSSYLGTIFKHNTGKSFTKYLDGIRLEKAKEILNNNELKVYEVASMVGYKSVDYFYLKFKQAEGMSPKKYQKNHSQKDED
- a CDS encoding sensor histidine kinase is translated as MKAFKAFIYNLRVANKMMVIYIVGGLIPLLFLSFYQTGYARNLLIEQATEEAFSHALRNEERIQDVCRIAANVSDGFYLDEDLQRITSTLYSDQFTLINALNDYTRIDDYLRLYPELDSIRIYVPNKTLLNNSKITPTTEQYKRTDWYQLAQSQEGKIEFIYRYDEIKQKSFLALVRLIKGASGEEIGVLVVNISNRTLKRIFDETPYKIIGVIDQNQIVISTEAKYEGMLISEDYFINQMFNQSLNNEIFDDETGKYKVINTVFQTQNSGNHISLLTLIPTTEFTAFANQVLIRGGALVFVSVCAALILVSILTRTLTERIEKFRFNLHKVATGDFDLEESIAGKDEIALLYSDLEVTTKSIKDLIYQVYEVELQKEQMTSRQREVEFKMLTSQIDPHFLYNTLETIRMESLLNDQHEIASIVKKLASIMRRKLSVLKEEVSLNAELGLLRDYLDIQAFRFRDRVTYTIDKKCDTSSFMVLPLLLQPIVENAFVHGLEKKVGKGEIRIKIDEDDAFLLIEISDNGRGMNAETLSTINSKLEKDVLSFKGSIGLTNVYQRIKLFYQHPYTMNITSELEKGTIVTLLLPKHQIN
- a CDS encoding ROK family protein, with protein sequence MHILSIDIGGSAIKYGILNTSGQILHKGSVINERTSLEVFMATLCSVVEVGMAKYPIKGIALSVPAIMNSQTGMILSEGSMPFLVGVNLMDELQNKYAIDVFSENDGNCAALAEVWKGVAKDCNDIAVVVIGTGVGGALVKDKLIHPGTNFMAGEFGYFINSFDFEAKAFEIWSDLGATYALTDKLSKIKGQTLTGLDVFELASNHDPVAIKEIDNFYNSNAVGMFNLQYFFDPEMIVLGGAISKRKDFVDQLESRLDTIFNKIEIAPKRPVIKVAEFGNDANLIGAVYNYLTQKGCKIYK
- a CDS encoding ABC transporter ATP-binding protein is translated as MTNKKPIFSAKNVVMDFNVGGRSVFHKSKTIRALNDVSFDLYPGESLAIVGESGCGKSTLCRLAMRFHQPSSGVMLFDGEDVHAFKGDKLKEYRQKSQMIFQDPFSSLNPLHNIYYHLKRPLELHHDYSKKEVQEKMDEYLEMVGLVPAQEQGKKHPHQLSGGQKQRAFLARILAVGADVIFADEPTSMLDVSIRLGVLNLMNKMKREFNKSFIYITHDIATARYFSDRIIVLYAGHMVEWGNVDEVICNPKHPYTKLLVAAAPDPERQVQPELPVVQADESEVVGWTPESRGCPFKPRCPVATVVCGQMFPEAHSVGNHQYIRCIHTESYGVNNAYFID
- a CDS encoding ABC transporter ATP-binding protein; this encodes MSIVLDVKDLTVDYIVAGGRHVRAVDHVSFQIREGESLGLAGESGCGKSTVAYSLLRLHKPPALINNGQIIIDGQDILKMSKDELAKFRWSQASMVFQSAMNCLNPVVSLEKQFYDLYKQHGITKNRAVSKQKAMALLELVGIPAGRISDYPHQFSGGMRQRAVIAMALALKPKLLILDEPTTALDTVVQRDILSRIYELKDELNFSILFITHDISLMMEFCDNVAIMYAGKIIEKATSEKILNAPKHPYSFGLKNSFPSLQGEIKYMEGIKGNPLDLNNIPKGCRFQERCFKVQEFCSLQEPERVHEGESFYQCHFPLIEQEEATNDK